One genomic segment of Gloeocapsa sp. PCC 73106 includes these proteins:
- a CDS encoding type III polyketide synthase, producing the protein MAFIFGTSTALPSNCYSQEVLATALKKYLIAEDLDFDLNIIDRFFTNVKINTRYFTLPLDNFYNPPGMEVTVNESLRITIALLEKAIRNLLERASLDPQEISQFTSVTIYQPSPSVEALLMNLIPFPAHLKRVPLGGLGCIGGCIGVARVADYLKGHPTEAVILTTSELNSGLWQGSIQADMSSLIRQLPTDPSVYSDIIMTIVTAALFADGPAATLMVGDEHPLAQPGLPRVVDTRSTLIPNTKELMGLDLVGTGFRNILRPQVSDFVKIGLRQAIEPLLTKYNLSIDQISRWIVHPGGPKILEAVQDEFGLDKEKLRLSHQALEEVGNISSSTVIYILEKVFSEDQPTAGSYGLLVGMGPGFSQEAILLQW; encoded by the coding sequence ATGGCTTTTATCTTTGGTACATCTACAGCACTACCTTCTAATTGTTATTCCCAGGAGGTTTTAGCTACAGCACTCAAGAAATATTTAATAGCTGAAGATTTAGATTTTGACTTAAACATTATCGATCGCTTTTTTACTAACGTCAAAATCAATACACGTTACTTTACCCTACCTCTTGATAACTTCTATAATCCTCCCGGTATGGAAGTAACAGTAAACGAATCTCTTCGTATTACGATCGCCCTGCTAGAAAAAGCGATTCGGAACTTACTAGAACGAGCTTCCTTAGATCCTCAGGAAATCTCCCAGTTTACCTCCGTTACTATCTATCAACCCTCTCCCTCGGTAGAAGCTTTATTAATGAATTTAATTCCCTTTCCTGCTCATTTGAAGCGGGTTCCTCTGGGAGGATTGGGTTGCATCGGTGGTTGCATTGGTGTGGCGCGAGTCGCCGATTACCTCAAGGGACACCCTACAGAAGCCGTCATTCTCACCACCAGCGAGCTGAATTCGGGACTCTGGCAAGGTTCAATACAAGCGGATATGTCCTCTCTAATTCGTCAGTTGCCTACGGATCCCTCGGTTTACAGCGATATTATCATGACGATCGTGACCGCGGCTCTGTTTGCTGATGGTCCTGCAGCTACTCTGATGGTTGGAGACGAACATCCCTTAGCCCAGCCTGGCTTACCTAGGGTGGTTGATACGCGCTCAACCTTGATTCCCAATACTAAAGAACTCATGGGGTTAGATTTAGTAGGTACCGGTTTTAGAAATATTCTTAGACCACAAGTATCGGATTTCGTCAAAATTGGTCTACGTCAGGCGATAGAGCCCCTTTTGACCAAATATAATCTGTCAATTGACCAAATATCTCGCTGGATTGTCCATCCCGGTGGACCAAAGATCCTCGAAGCTGTACAGGATGAATTTGGACTAGATAAAGAAAAATTGCGACTGAGTCACCAAGCCCTGGAGGAAGTAGGTAATATTTCCTCTAGTACCGTTATTTATATCCTAGAAAAGGTTTTCTCAGAAGATCAACCTACGGCAGGCTCCTACGGGTTATTGGTGGGTATGGGACCTGGCTTTTCTCAAGAAGCAATTCTGTTACAATGGTAA
- a CDS encoding SBBP repeat-containing protein translates to MVFIISADQAVVTPGTPGSDTLQLGTSRLATINEGVIFASDVLFTREGQDQLIAVDPEADLPGSQEVDILLGDQNPPGLPAPPIQFTSPDTFVLGDRFKPYYDDGVANTLGKEDFALIFDFTPAQDIIRLHGSVTDYTLQQESLLVAPGVTIPVTEIYFNSTDPELIGVIAGIPPAGLDLNASYFEYDNEAPEAPGRAASSSIKHLATRGIDIPFSNAFNPRGVLFTVGYTTGPLTGEDFGDTDAFVTTFNRFGQKGTSIQLGTEEADFGHGIAVDRRNNFYVTGRTRGDLGGENPGTVGATTDTFVALYNTLGTQQWIRQFGTPGVDNSFSDPILDLDNSDHLLLAGYTTGDLFGPNAGPGATDAWITKYDTEGNQQWGVQFGTPAFDEVFALETDGQDNIYTAGWTLGSFPGNTNAGLYDIFLAKTNTTTGEQEWIKQFGTPNYDWVWGMEHDGQGNLYLTGWTLGDLGGPNSGSYDAWLGKFDSEGNQIWIKQFGTTGDDQAIDIDIDTLGNVYLAGTTNGAIGSLYDPETGNETDDTPDGSFDAWAAKFDADGNALWTTQLGTTELEGGSDIEVFRNRVLVTGITEGSLGATHLNSYDGWIAQLNATDGGLTRGFGNNNLIVDNTNGNAV, encoded by the coding sequence ATGGTTTTTATTATTTCAGCAGATCAAGCAGTAGTAACTCCAGGAACCCCAGGAAGCGATACACTGCAACTAGGTACATCGCGTCTAGCTACGATTAATGAGGGTGTAATTTTTGCTTCAGACGTTTTGTTTACGCGTGAAGGTCAAGATCAACTCATTGCTGTCGATCCAGAAGCAGATTTACCCGGTAGTCAAGAAGTAGATATCCTGTTGGGAGATCAGAACCCTCCCGGTCTTCCCGCACCCCCGATTCAATTTACCTCACCAGATACTTTCGTGCTAGGCGATCGCTTTAAACCCTACTACGATGATGGTGTTGCCAACACTCTAGGTAAAGAAGACTTCGCTCTAATTTTCGACTTTACTCCTGCACAGGATATTATCAGACTCCACGGCTCTGTTACCGACTATACCCTGCAACAGGAAAGTTTGCTAGTAGCTCCCGGTGTGACCATACCAGTCACAGAAATTTATTTCAATAGCACCGATCCAGAATTAATAGGCGTCATTGCGGGAATCCCACCTGCTGGCTTGGATCTCAACGCTAGTTACTTCGAATACGACAATGAAGCTCCAGAAGCCCCAGGAAGAGCCGCCAGTAGCTCCATTAAGCATCTAGCTACCAGAGGGATTGACATTCCCTTTAGCAATGCTTTTAACCCTCGAGGTGTACTCTTTACAGTCGGCTATACCACAGGACCCCTGACAGGAGAAGATTTCGGCGATACCGATGCTTTTGTGACCACATTCAATAGATTCGGTCAAAAAGGAACTTCTATTCAACTAGGTACAGAAGAAGCAGATTTCGGTCACGGTATTGCAGTAGATAGAAGAAACAATTTTTACGTAACTGGAAGAACCAGAGGCGATTTAGGTGGAGAGAATCCAGGAACAGTAGGAGCAACAACGGATACTTTTGTAGCTCTATACAACACGCTGGGAACACAGCAGTGGATTCGTCAATTTGGAACTCCTGGAGTTGACAATAGTTTTAGTGATCCCATTTTAGATTTAGATAACTCTGATCATCTGTTGTTAGCTGGATACACTACTGGGGATTTGTTTGGTCCTAATGCAGGTCCTGGAGCTACTGACGCTTGGATCACCAAATACGATACCGAAGGTAATCAACAATGGGGTGTACAATTTGGAACCCCAGCTTTTGATGAGGTTTTTGCTCTAGAAACAGATGGTCAGGATAATATTTATACAGCAGGATGGACTCTAGGTAGTTTTCCTGGCAACACCAACGCAGGTTTATACGACATCTTCCTCGCTAAAACTAACACCACTACTGGTGAACAAGAATGGATCAAACAGTTCGGTACACCCAATTATGACTGGGTATGGGGTATGGAACACGATGGTCAGGGGAATTTATATTTGACTGGCTGGACATTGGGAGATTTGGGAGGACCAAATAGCGGTTCTTATGACGCTTGGCTGGGTAAATTCGACAGCGAAGGGAATCAAATTTGGATCAAACAGTTTGGGACAACGGGAGATGATCAAGCGATCGACATCGACATCGATACACTGGGTAACGTTTATTTAGCGGGAACCACCAACGGTGCGATCGGCTCTCTCTACGATCCCGAGACTGGCAATGAAACTGATGATACACCCGATGGTTCCTTTGACGCTTGGGCGGCTAAATTTGACGCTGATGGTAATGCTCTTTGGACTACTCAGCTTGGTACCACTGAATTAGAGGGAGGTTCTGATATAGAAGTATTTCGTAATCGAGTTCTCGTAACTGGTATCACTGAGGGGTCATTGGGTGCCACTCATCTCAACTCTTACGATGGCTGGATCGCTCAACTCAACGCTACTGATGGCGGGTTAACTCGAGGATTTGGTAACAATAATCTGATCGTTGATAATACTAACGGTAACGCCGTTTAG
- a CDS encoding glutathione S-transferase family protein: protein MPKSLPPKYTIKAVKWIWETLWHQMMSRIAPRSTSGEYIRPQSEFRDFPTVTTPNRYRLYAGLGCPWAHRTLVVRALKGLEPVIPVSIVVPSGDQGIWVMEKMEENCHTLPELYRLAQPNYQGRCTVPVLWDTEKKAIANNESLDIIKILNSWNSNRELNLYPESLQVDIEQLIAKIYQSVNNGVYRCGFAQTQSAYNQAVTELFNTLDELEQILTEQPYLCGSEITLADVCLFTTLFRFDLVYYGLFKCNYRRIADYQNLSSYLRRLYHLPGVADTCNLEQIKQDYYGNLFPLNPGGIIPVGPDLNLSINK from the coding sequence ATGCCTAAATCTTTACCCCCTAAATATACGATTAAAGCGGTTAAATGGATATGGGAAACGCTTTGGCATCAAATGATGTCTAGAATCGCTCCCAGAAGTACAAGCGGCGAATATATTCGTCCCCAGAGTGAATTTAGAGATTTCCCCACTGTCACTACCCCTAATCGCTACCGTCTCTACGCGGGTTTGGGTTGTCCCTGGGCTCATCGCACTCTAGTAGTACGCGCCCTTAAAGGGTTGGAACCAGTGATTCCCGTATCTATAGTAGTTCCCTCAGGGGATCAAGGTATTTGGGTAATGGAAAAAATGGAAGAAAATTGCCATACTCTCCCAGAATTGTATCGATTAGCTCAACCCAATTACCAAGGACGCTGTACGGTACCAGTATTATGGGATACGGAAAAAAAGGCGATCGCTAACAATGAAAGCCTTGATATTATTAAAATTCTCAACTCCTGGAATAGTAATCGCGAATTAAACCTTTATCCAGAGTCTTTACAAGTTGACATTGAACAGTTAATCGCTAAAATCTATCAGAGCGTTAATAATGGGGTTTATCGCTGCGGTTTTGCCCAGACTCAATCGGCTTATAATCAGGCGGTTACAGAGTTATTTAATACCTTAGACGAATTGGAGCAAATATTAACTGAGCAACCCTATCTCTGTGGTTCAGAAATTACTTTAGCGGACGTGTGTTTATTTACTACTCTATTTCGTTTCGACCTAGTTTACTACGGTTTATTCAAGTGTAACTATCGCCGTATCGCAGATTATCAAAATCTAAGTTCTTATCTACGCAGATTGTATCATTTACCGGGTGTGGCTGATACTTGCAATTTAGAGCAAATTAAACAAGATTATTATGGTAATCTTTTTCCGTTGAATCCTGGAGGTATTATTCCTGTCGGTCCAGATCTGAATTTAAGTATAAATAAGTAA
- a CDS encoding type II toxin-antitoxin system HicB family antitoxin — protein sequence MKIKAIIHSAEEGGYWAEVPALPGCITEGDSMDEIINNLEDAIKGWLEVANQSQKLDPLSKVVEIVI from the coding sequence ATGAAAATTAAAGCGATTATTCATTCAGCCGAAGAAGGTGGTTACTGGGCTGAGGTTCCTGCGCTACCTGGTTGTATAACAGAAGGCGATAGCATGGACGAAATAATTAATAACCTTGAAGATGCGATAAAAGGATGGTTGGAAGTTGCCAATCAAAGTCAAAAACTAGATCCTCTCTCAAAAGTTGTTGAAATCGTCATATGA
- the tnpA gene encoding IS200/IS605 family transposase: protein MSEIRQDVCNRNNSRLIEFNGENDHCHLLVDMAPNNNISVLIKSLKSASSMLIRKEFTSYLKQFYWKPVFWSSSYFVSSSGGVSLDVLKKYIQNQQVRVLARLAFIPRLTSVGTSRS, encoded by the coding sequence TTGAGTGAAATACGTCAAGATGTCTGCAATAGAAACAATTCTAGGCTAATAGAATTTAATGGAGAAAATGACCATTGTCATCTGCTTGTAGATATGGCGCCCAATAATAATATTTCTGTTTTAATAAAGTCATTGAAGTCTGCTTCAAGTATGCTGATCAGAAAAGAATTTACGTCTTATTTGAAACAGTTTTATTGGAAACCAGTTTTTTGGTCATCTTCATATTTTGTATCGTCTAGTGGCGGAGTTAGTTTAGATGTACTCAAAAAATATATACAAAATCAACAAGTGCGAGTTTTAGCTAGACTCGCTTTCATCCCCAGGCTTACATCCGTGGGGACTTCCCGCTCCTAG
- a CDS encoding type II toxin-antitoxin system HicA family toxin, translating into MKSVSGKKLCKIVEKKGWILKKITGSHHIYTKLSENKIISIPVQRNQDLKIGTLKSIMKIAELLENDLL; encoded by the coding sequence ATGAAATCCGTTTCAGGAAAAAAACTATGTAAAATAGTAGAAAAGAAAGGTTGGATTCTCAAGAAAATTACGGGAAGTCACCATATTTATACAAAGCTAAGTGAGAATAAAATTATTTCTATTCCTGTCCAAAGAAATCAAGATTTAAAAATTGGAACTTTGAAGTCAATAATGAAGATAGCTGAATTATTAGAAAATGATTTACTATAA